The following DNA comes from Alkalibacter saccharofermentans DSM 14828.
CGGATAATTAGGTTGTCAGATGAACCACCGGCGATTTTTCCCAACGTGCCCATGGAGCATGGAAGTATTACCATGCCGGAGGTTTTAAATGAGCCACTGGCAACAGGTGAGAAAAAATCATCCTCAAGCTCCACATGAAAATTGCTAGATACGTTAAATTCTTTAATAAAACATTCATAGGATATAAGCAACTCGTGAGATAGAACCTGCATTCCGGTTTTAGATACGATCAAATGAACTTCGTGACCCAAATGCAAAAGCAATTCTACAATTTTTTTGCCGTAAATGCTTCCCGAGGCCCCCGTTATGGCAATTATATATTTAGACATTAAAATCCTCTCCTAAGCCAAAAGTCTAAAAATGAAAATATAAAAAAGATTACGCTTACTATTTGGTTGATGTGATAACTTGCCCAATTCATAAACTTAGCATTTCCCGGACGCACCAACCTGTGCTCCGTGGCAAACAGCACTCCAATGATTATCAAACCTGTAAGATAAATGTACCCGTTGTTTAAAACAAAAAACAAAGAAAAAAGTATGAGCCACGAAGCAGCGTGAAAAAATGCGGCGATTTTCAAGCTGTTTTTATATCCGAAATAAGCAGGTATAGAGTATAGACCTAGTTTTTTGTCAAAATCGAT
Coding sequences within:
- a CDS encoding UbiX family flavin prenyltransferase, producing MSKYIIAITGASGSIYGKKIVELLLHLGHEVHLIVSKTGMQVLSHELLISYECFIKEFNVSSNFHVELEDDFFSPVASGSFKTSGMVILPCSMGTLGKIAGGSSDNLIIRAADVCLKEKRKLIICPRETPYNGIHLKNMLALNDAGACIAPVSPGFYNFPKTLDDIINHHCSRVLDLLEIENQNAKRWGQTDD